From the genome of Planctomycetia bacterium, one region includes:
- a CDS encoding dihydroorotase: MHVTTTLITGGRVIDPSQHLDAVTDVWLHGDKVLHIGSRPDLKANHTINAHGKIVTPGLIDIHVHLREPGREEDETIATGAAAALAGGVTSVACMPNTEPAIDSQAAAEFVVLQAKRARQAHVFPIGAVTKGRKGEELAEMGGLVAGGAVAFTDDGAPVKSAEIMRRALEYCQMFDKPVLNHCEDLDLCKDGVMNEGVMSMKLGLKGYPAAAEDIMVARDIILAELTGGDLHVLHVSSAGSVDLIRRGKDKQVKVSGEACPHHFLLTDECLSSYDSNYKMSPPLRTKKDVAAIIAGLKDNTLEVLCTDHAPHAPEKKLRELDQAPNGIVGVETFLPLCIKGLIEPGHLTWNDMIAKMTCNPARILRLPGKGSLKPGMDADVTIIDPNLRWVIKPDQFKSKSRNTPFGNWEVTGRAAAAIVHGEVRYQL; encoded by the coding sequence ATCACCGGCGGACGCGTTATTGACCCGAGCCAGCATCTGGATGCTGTCACCGATGTCTGGCTGCATGGCGACAAGGTACTGCACATTGGCTCGCGACCAGACTTAAAGGCGAATCACACCATCAATGCTCACGGCAAAATTGTCACGCCGGGGTTGATTGATATTCACGTGCACCTGCGTGAACCCGGTCGTGAAGAAGATGAAACCATTGCCACCGGGGCGGCGGCAGCATTGGCAGGTGGTGTCACCTCCGTTGCCTGCATGCCCAATACCGAACCAGCCATCGATAGTCAGGCTGCTGCGGAGTTCGTGGTGCTTCAGGCCAAACGGGCTCGACAGGCACATGTCTTTCCTATCGGTGCTGTCACCAAAGGCCGCAAGGGCGAAGAACTGGCGGAGATGGGTGGCCTCGTCGCCGGTGGTGCGGTCGCTTTTACCGATGATGGTGCACCGGTCAAGAGTGCAGAGATTATGCGACGAGCGCTCGAATACTGCCAGATGTTCGACAAGCCGGTGCTCAATCACTGTGAAGATCTCGATCTCTGCAAAGACGGCGTGATGAACGAAGGGGTCATGTCGATGAAGCTGGGTCTGAAGGGCTACCCGGCTGCTGCGGAAGATATCATGGTTGCCCGTGATATCATCCTGGCTGAACTCACCGGTGGCGATCTGCATGTGCTACATGTTTCTTCAGCAGGTTCGGTTGATCTCATTCGCCGGGGCAAAGACAAGCAGGTGAAAGTGAGTGGTGAAGCGTGCCCGCATCATTTCCTGCTGACCGATGAATGCCTGAGTAGTTACGACAGCAACTATAAGATGTCACCACCACTGCGAACGAAGAAGGATGTAGCAGCGATCATTGCTGGCCTGAAGGATAACACCCTGGAAGTGCTGTGTACCGATCATGCTCCACACGCACCGGAGAAGAAACTTCGTGAACTCGATCAGGCCCCCAATGGCATCGTTGGCGTGGAAACGTTTCTTCCTCTCTGCATCAAGGGGCTGATTGAACCGGGGCATCTCACCTGGAACGATATGATTGCGAAGATGACGTGCAACCCGGCACGCATTCTCCGCTTGCCGGGTAAAGGCTCGCTCAAGCCGGGCATGGATGCGGATGTGACGATCATCGATCCGAATCTGCGTTGGGTGATTAAGCCCGATCAGTTCAAGTCGAAGAGCCGGAACACGCCGTTTGGCAACTGGGAAGTGACTGGCCGGGCTGCTGCTGCCATCGTGCATGGCGAGGTGCGGTATCAGTTATAA